The following are encoded together in the Vigna angularis cultivar LongXiaoDou No.4 chromosome 9, ASM1680809v1, whole genome shotgun sequence genome:
- the LOC128193959 gene encoding uncharacterized protein LOC128193959, with protein MSRRTENGNSQNVTERIEGVVGAIERVVDILHHNATTGPREQISLTHFMRHNPSKFNGSATPDEAEYWVQEIEKIFEAISCPKDKKVIFATFLLIGEAEYWWSGFKRLMESNREVVTWENFKDKFLEKYFPSHTKFTKELEFLSLHQGRMSVHEYVVKFDQLSRYYSQTLSDEWKCQKFEEGLRHELKRAVIPLNIRHFLTMVETAKRVEKLEIDPERVVRPQKGSSSVTKFQKQPYNRP; from the coding sequence ATGTCTAGGAGAACTGAAAATGGCAACTCTCAAAATGTGACTGAGAGAATAGAAGGAGTTGTTGGTGCTATCGAGAGGGTGGTAGACATTCTGCACCATAATGCTACAACTGGACCAAGAGAACAAATTAGTCTGACTCATTTTATGCGTCATAATCCTTCCAAGTTTAATGGGAGCGCAACACCTGACGAAGCAGAATACTGGGTCCAAGAAATCGAGAAAATCTTCGAGGCTATATCTTGCCCAAAAGACAAGAAAGTGATATTTGCAACCTTTTTACTGATTGGAGAGGCAGAATACTGGTGGAGTGGATTTAAGCGACTTATGGAGTCCAACAGGGAAGTTGTCACCTGGGAGAATTTCAAAGACAAATTTCTAGAGAAATACTTTCCCAGTCACACAAAGTTCACAAAGGAGCTTGAATTCCTGAGTCTACACCAAGGAAGAATGTCTGTACACGAGTACGTGGTGAAGTTTGACCAACTTTCAAGGTATTACTCGCAGACCCTCTCAGATGAATGGAAATGTCAGAAGTTCGAAGAAGGTTTGCGCCACGAACTGAAGAGAGCAGTGATACCGTTGAATATCAGACATTTCTTGACTATGGTCGAAACAGCTAAGAGGGTGGAAAAGCTAGAGATAGATCCAGAGAGGGTTGTCAGACCTCAGAAAGGAAGCTCGTCCGTGACTAAATTTCAAAAGCAGCCTTATAATCGACCTTAG